Proteins co-encoded in one Candidatus Thiodictyon syntrophicum genomic window:
- a CDS encoding RNA-binding domain-containing protein, whose product MLKTELYQLIANGESSGVEFKRDDVRPESLAKEIAAFANFRGGHVLLGVEDDGRISGLQRPNVQTWVMDTVSRYVHPAIIPFYEEIDLGGDGRVAVITLEQGMTKPYVVRNNNREDIYIRVGDTSRLATREQQARLFQESQMFHAEVLPVSGTGPDSLDHRRLVDYLIRVLGEPAAEFQAEPSGLERRLIGLSLLAETPLSGRAASIAGLLLFGRNPRARLRQAGLRLMVFAGEDRDYEALLDQLIDAPLVELVETIDGGDNSEPGEYREPGLIDLALERLRPFLSRETGPSDETIRRERPWRIPLTVLREALLNAFAHRDWTRAGDVELCVYSDRVEIASPGPLPNDMTVEKMKAGQRSPRNPLLVDILRDYGYVDARGMGVRRKIIPAMRTLTGAEPEYRVGNDEVRLVLTLPAPISVPAAI is encoded by the coding sequence ATGTTGAAGACCGAGCTGTATCAACTCATCGCCAACGGCGAAAGCTCCGGCGTCGAATTCAAGCGCGACGACGTCCGCCCCGAGTCACTCGCCAAGGAAATCGCCGCCTTCGCCAACTTCCGCGGCGGGCATGTCCTGCTGGGGGTCGAAGACGACGGCCGGATCAGCGGTCTGCAGCGACCCAATGTCCAGACCTGGGTGATGGACACGGTGAGTCGGTACGTCCACCCGGCCATTATTCCGTTCTATGAGGAGATCGACCTGGGCGGCGATGGGCGGGTCGCGGTGATCACGCTGGAACAGGGCATGACCAAACCTTATGTGGTTCGCAATAACAACCGCGAGGACATCTATATCCGCGTCGGGGATACCTCCCGACTCGCGACCCGGGAGCAGCAGGCGAGACTGTTCCAGGAAAGTCAGATGTTCCATGCCGAGGTCCTGCCGGTGTCCGGGACCGGACCCGACTCCCTGGACCATCGACGACTGGTCGACTATCTGATCCGGGTGCTGGGCGAGCCCGCGGCAGAGTTCCAGGCCGAACCGTCAGGATTGGAGCGCCGCTTGATCGGACTGAGTCTGCTGGCCGAAACGCCGCTGTCCGGTCGGGCGGCATCCATCGCCGGTCTGCTGCTGTTCGGCAGGAACCCACGGGCGCGGCTGCGGCAGGCGGGACTGCGCCTCATGGTGTTCGCGGGCGAAGACCGGGACTACGAGGCGCTCCTGGATCAGCTTATCGACGCACCCCTGGTGGAATTGGTCGAGACCATCGACGGCGGCGACAACAGTGAACCCGGCGAGTATCGCGAACCCGGCCTGATCGACCTGGCCCTGGAGCGCCTGCGCCCCTTCCTGAGCCGCGAGACCGGTCCATCGGACGAGACTATTCGCCGGGAGCGTCCCTGGCGCATCCCGCTGACCGTCCTGCGCGAGGCCCTGCTCAATGCCTTCGCCCATCGCGATTGGACCCGCGCCGGCGACGTGGAACTGTGTGTCTATTCCGATCGGGTCGAGATTGCCAGCCCCGGCCCCCTGCCGAACGACATGACTGTCGAGAAAATGAAGGCCGGGCAACGCTCCCCACGCAATCCCCTGCTGGTGGACATCCTGCGGGATTACGGCTACGTGGACGCCCGCGGCATGGGGGTGCGACGCAAGATCATTCCCGCGATGCGCACCCTTACCGGTGCCGAGCCCGAATACCGAGTCGGCAACGACGAGGTCCGGTTGGTACTGACCCTGCCGGCACCGATCTCGGTCCCGGCGGCCATTTGA